In one window of Brenneria goodwinii DNA:
- the mepS gene encoding bifunctional murein DD-endopeptidase/murein LD-carboxypeptidase, producing the protein MVKSQPILRYIWRALPAVAIAMTLSACSNNSVSNHPNPQTEMHAVNDKDGLLLQASQDEFEALVRNVDIKSKLLSQYASWKGVRYRLGGDSKGGIDCSAFVRRTFREQFGMDLPRSTYEQQEVGQKIQRTKLRPGDLVMFRAGSTGRHVGIYLGNNQFVHASTSSGVMISNLDETYWKKRYHEARRVLDKGTNS; encoded by the coding sequence ATGGTCAAATCTCAACCGATCCTGAGATATATCTGGCGGGCATTGCCTGCTGTTGCGATAGCAATGACGCTTTCCGCATGTAGTAATAACAGTGTATCTAATCACCCAAACCCCCAAACTGAGATGCATGCAGTTAACGATAAAGATGGCCTTTTACTGCAAGCCTCTCAGGATGAATTTGAAGCATTGGTGCGTAATGTGGATATCAAATCCAAATTACTTAGCCAATATGCTAGTTGGAAAGGCGTACGTTACCGTTTAGGCGGCGATAGCAAAGGCGGTATTGATTGTTCCGCATTTGTTCGCCGGACTTTCCGTGAACAGTTCGGTATGGATTTGCCCCGCTCAACCTATGAACAACAGGAAGTCGGGCAAAAAATTCAGCGCACGAAATTGCGTCCGGGCGATCTTGTCATGTTCCGTGCCGGTTCAACCGGGCGTCACGTCGGCATTTACCTCGGCAATAATCAGTTTGTTCATGCCTCGACCAGCAGTGGCGTCATGATTTCCAATCTGGACGAAACTTATTGGAAGAAACGCTATCACGAAGCCCGTCGCGTGCTGGATAAAGGGACTAACAGCTAA
- a CDS encoding extracellular solute-binding protein — protein sequence MLKRVITAVLFSIMPLGLYAETIEHSTAFAILGEPKYHADFRHFDYVNPDAPKGGSITLSALGTFDNFNRFALRGVAAARTERLYDSLFVTSDDEPGSYYPLVAQSTRHDADFHWIEIDLNPRASFHDGTPITAADVAFTYNMFMTQGVPQFRIYFKGVTAKTVAPLTVRFDFPTPDKNRMFSLLTLPIMPEKFWKNHKLSDPLPYPPPASGPYRITAYRTGQYVTYSRVKDYWGADLPVNKGQYNFDQIRYDYYLDDSVALEAFKAGAFDLRVEGSPKHWAAQYQGGNFDRGYIIKQDQTNQSAQDTRWLAFNIQRPIFSDRRVRQALTLAFDFNWMNKALYYNAYQRVDSYFQNTIYAAKGEPGADELAWLTPLKDKVPPEVFGPSYQPPASDGSGYDRGNWLKALKLLEQAGWELKNQRLVNRQTGKPFEFELLLPTAGNSQYALPFQQNLKKLGITMNIRNIDSTQFNSRLRKRDFDMTTTLYRAMLYPNDDLQIRWSSQYIDSTYNTPGVQDPAIDSLIEQIVAHQGQPAPLLALGRALDRVLTWNQLMLPMWYSNHDRFAYWNKFAMPAVRPAYSLGLDGWWYDVKQAATLPAERR from the coding sequence ATGTTAAAACGCGTTATTACTGCTGTATTGTTTTCCATCATGCCACTGGGATTGTATGCAGAAACCATCGAGCATAGCACCGCTTTCGCTATTCTAGGCGAGCCTAAATACCATGCGGATTTCCGTCATTTCGACTATGTAAACCCCGATGCACCGAAGGGCGGCAGTATTACGCTCAGCGCCCTCGGCACTTTCGATAACTTTAACCGCTTTGCTCTGCGCGGCGTGGCGGCAGCCCGAACCGAGCGACTGTATGATTCGCTTTTCGTGACATCTGATGATGAGCCCGGCAGCTATTACCCATTAGTGGCTCAATCCACCCGGCATGACGCTGATTTTCACTGGATAGAAATCGACCTGAATCCACGCGCGAGTTTTCATGACGGCACACCGATTACCGCAGCCGACGTGGCTTTCACCTATAACATGTTTATGACGCAGGGCGTGCCGCAGTTCCGCATCTATTTTAAAGGCGTGACGGCAAAGACCGTGGCGCCGCTTACCGTCCGCTTTGACTTCCCCACTCCCGATAAGAACCGCATGTTCAGCCTGCTGACGCTGCCCATCATGCCGGAGAAATTCTGGAAAAATCATAAGTTAAGCGATCCGCTGCCCTATCCGCCGCCGGCCAGCGGCCCCTACCGCATTACGGCTTATCGCACAGGACAGTACGTTACCTATTCACGGGTTAAAGATTACTGGGGTGCCGATTTGCCGGTGAATAAAGGCCAGTACAATTTCGATCAAATCCGCTACGACTATTATCTGGATGACAGCGTCGCGCTGGAGGCGTTTAAAGCGGGCGCTTTTGATCTGCGAGTTGAAGGCTCGCCAAAACATTGGGCGGCGCAATATCAAGGCGGCAATTTTGACCGCGGTTACATCATCAAGCAGGATCAGACAAATCAGTCCGCGCAGGATACCCGCTGGCTGGCTTTTAATATCCAACGGCCCATATTCAGCGACCGCCGGGTTCGCCAGGCGCTGACGCTAGCGTTTGATTTTAACTGGATGAATAAAGCGCTGTATTACAACGCTTATCAGCGCGTCGATAGCTATTTTCAGAATACGATCTATGCTGCAAAAGGCGAACCCGGCGCCGATGAGCTGGCCTGGCTGACGCCGCTGAAAGATAAAGTGCCGCCGGAAGTATTTGGCCCCAGCTACCAACCGCCCGCTTCCGACGGCAGCGGTTACGACCGGGGAAACTGGCTGAAGGCGCTGAAGCTATTGGAACAGGCCGGATGGGAATTGAAAAATCAGCGGCTGGTCAATCGTCAAACGGGTAAACCGTTTGAATTCGAACTCCTGTTGCCTACCGCAGGCAATTCGCAATACGCGCTGCCTTTCCAACAGAATCTGAAAAAGCTCGGCATTACGATGAACATAAGAAACATCGACAGCACCCAGTTTAACAGCCGCCTGCGCAAACGCGATTTTGATATGACGACAACGCTTTACAGAGCAATGCTTTATCCTAATGATGACCTGCAAATTCGTTGGAGTTCTCAATATATTGATTCCACCTACAATACCCCCGGCGTGCAGGATCCGGCGATAGATAGCTTGATTGAACAAATCGTTGCCCATCAGGGCCAGCCCGCACCGCTACTCGCATTGGGTCGGGCGCTGGACCGGGTGTTGACCTGGAATCAGTTAATGCTCCCCATGTGGTATTCCAATCATGACCGTTTCGCCTACTGGAACAAGTTCGCCATGCCTGCGGTTCGTCCGGCTTATTCATTAGGTTTAGACGGCTGGTGGTACGATGTTAAACAGGCGGCCACGCTGCCGGCAGAGCGACGTTAA
- a CDS encoding microcin C ABC transporter permease YejB, whose translation MGTYLLRRLLLVIPTLWAIITINFFIVQIAPGGPVDQAIANIEMGHGSGFTGGSGIDTGMARTGNTGALNIENTYRGARGLDPEVIEEITKRYGFDKPIHERYFKLLWDYVRFDFGDSLFRGSSVIQLIKESMPVSITLGLWSTLIIYLVSIPLGIKKAVKNGTSFDTWSSTLIIIGYAIPAFLFAILLIVLFAGGSYLDWFPLRGLVSSNFDTLPWYQKVTDYLWHIALPVLATVIGGFATLTMLTKNSFMDEIRKQYVVTARAKGLDEKSILYRHVFRNAMLLVIAGFPATFISMFFTGSLLIEVMFSLNGLGLLGYDATLQRDYPVMFGTLYIFTLIGLLLNIISDMTYTLVDPRIDFEGRQ comes from the coding sequence GTGGGAACTTACCTATTACGCCGCCTTTTACTGGTGATCCCAACATTGTGGGCGATTATCACCATTAACTTCTTTATCGTGCAAATCGCGCCGGGCGGCCCGGTCGATCAGGCGATCGCCAACATCGAAATGGGTCATGGCAGCGGTTTTACCGGCGGCAGCGGCATCGATACCGGCATGGCCCGCACGGGCAACACGGGCGCGCTCAATATTGAGAATACCTATCGCGGCGCCCGCGGTCTGGATCCCGAGGTGATCGAAGAGATCACCAAGCGCTATGGCTTTGATAAGCCGATCCATGAACGTTACTTCAAGCTGTTATGGGACTACGTACGCTTCGACTTTGGCGACAGCCTGTTCCGCGGCTCCTCGGTGATACAACTGATCAAAGAGAGTATGCCGGTTTCCATTACGCTCGGGTTGTGGAGCACCCTGATTATCTATCTGGTTTCCATTCCGCTGGGGATCAAAAAAGCGGTCAAAAACGGCACCTCCTTTGATACCTGGAGCAGCACGCTGATTATCATCGGTTATGCCATTCCCGCGTTCCTGTTTGCCATCTTACTGATTGTTCTGTTCGCCGGCGGCAGCTATCTGGACTGGTTTCCGCTGCGCGGGCTGGTCTCCAGCAATTTTGATACCCTGCCCTGGTACCAGAAAGTCACCGATTACCTATGGCACATCGCGCTACCGGTGTTAGCGACCGTGATTGGCGGTTTCGCCACGCTGACCATGTTGACCAAAAACTCGTTTATGGACGAAATCCGTAAGCAATATGTGGTGACGGCGAGAGCCAAGGGGCTGGATGAAAAAAGCATTCTCTACCGCCACGTATTTCGCAACGCGATGCTGCTGGTGATTGCCGGTTTCCCCGCCACCTTTATCAGCATGTTTTTTACCGGATCGCTGTTAATCGAAGTGATGTTCTCGCTGAACGGTCTGGGGCTTCTCGGCTACGACGCCACGTTGCAACGCGATTACCCGGTAATGTTCGGGACGCTCTACATTTTTACGCTGATCGGCCTGTTATTGAATATCATCAGCGATATGACCTATACGCTGGTTGACCCGCGTATTGATTTCGAGGGACGCCAATGA